The segment ACTGCAAGTAACGTTTAATCCTTTTTTCTTCGCTTCTTTGATTAGCGCTACTGATTTGGCTGTCGAAATGGTTGGAATGTGTAATTTCCCGCCAGTATATTCCAATAAGAATAAGTTTCTGGCAACTATCAGTTCTTCGGCTAAGTTGGGAATTCCTTTTAATCCTAAGCGTGTAGAAACGATTCCTTCATTGGCAACTCCATTTCCCTTGATGTTTTCATCCTGGCAAAATGCGATTACTAATCCATCAAAATCCTGTACATACTGCAAGCCAATTTTCATCAGATTGGCATTGGACAAACTCTTTCCATAATCTCCAAAAGCTACTGCTCCGGCGTTTTTCATATCATAGAGTTCGGCTAAATCTTTTCCTTCACTTGCCTTGGTCAAAGCACCAATCGGAAACAACTCGGTAGCAAAACCTTTAGCTTTTTGTTTAACAAAATGTACTTGTGATTGATTATCAATGATAGGATAGGAGTTGGGTTGTAAAGCAATGCCTGTAAATCCACTTTTAGCCGCTACTTCCAATCCATTGGCTATGGTTTCCCTGTCTTCATAACCCGGTTCACCAAATGAAACGCTGGTATCAAACCAACCTTGCGAAATATGAAGTCCTTGCTTTTCAAATTCCTGATGTGTATCCGATTTGGGTAATGATTTCCCAATTTTCTCGAAGATGCCATTCGTAATTTTTACATCAACTGTTTGGTTGTGAAACGGACTTTTCGGGTCAATAATCGTGGCTTTTCGGAGGATTAGGTTCATTTTACAAATTTTTGAATGAGTACTTCTAATGCTAAAAAGAGTAAGGCTAAAATCACAAACCATTTCCAGATTTGCGTGTCGGTTCTATCGGTCTGAATGGTATTGAATACAGTTTCGATATCATCAATTTCGGTAAAGTTGCTTGCAGCATCTGGGTTTGCCAATGCCAAATTACTTTCGGTACGATTATAATTAAAACTAATATTCTGCACCAGATTCGTTCCGTTAAAGATACTAAAATTCCCGGCTTCTGTCGGATTGTCATTAAAAGTCATTTTGACTTTGGTGTTCAACAATTGTTGCACGGGAATAAAACTTTCGGTATTGTTTTTTACCGTTAGTATCTCATCTTTTGACAACAATGCATCCACTACAAATGGTTGGTCTTCTCCAATAATAAGCGCATTTACACCGGTTTTCTGACTGCTTTGCGTCATATTGTAAAAGGTTGGAACTATCAGTGGTGAGTTTTGGAAATTACTGTTGGTTTTGTTGATTGGAGCCGCAAAAACATATACTGAAGATAAGTCATTTGGCAACGAAGTCAGAAACGGACTTTGATCATCATAAGTCAATATCGATGGCGTTGTGCTGCTCAAACCGAAAGCTATTTTAGTCGTCGGATATTGAAAATTATCAATCTTCTTTTCAAACACCGAACTGAATAACGGATGATTAAAATTGATTTTTGTTACCTTTTTATCTGCCTGTGTTGCGGTTTTGAATTGCATTGCACCAAAGTTGGCTAAAAACGAATTCAACGCTGTTGGATTGCTTTCCTGAGCCGGAATGACAATCAGGTTTCCACCTTTTGTGACAAATGATTTTAGTGTAGTTTGCAATGCCTGCGGAATTTCTTTTAATTCATTCAGCACAATCGCATCTTGTTTTTCTAACAGATTATAATCCAAATTCGCTAGCGGGAAGTTGTTGTAACTGAACTCATCATTCGTATAAATACGCGCCAGGAAATTACTCTTATCTGTATCACCAATACTGATAACATTGGTCAGACTTGGTTTTGAAATACTGAAGTAATAGGTGTTGTCATACGCTAAACCTTTATCAGCAACGGAAACATAGCCATGAAAATCTTCTTTTGGAATGGTGAAGTTGATGGTTTTAGTATTGGTTTCAAAGTTAATCAGCGTTTTAGCTGTCAACTTATTTTTATTGTACAAGGCAATTGGAATATCCTTGAAGTCTTCGCCATTTGCGGATAGTTTTATTCCAATTTCATAAAAGCTGTCCAGTGTTTGTTGAATATAAACACTGTCAATGGCAATGTTATTCTTCTGTTCTGCTTCGGGAATGATGAAGTACACATTATCTTCTTTTCTAAAGCTTTTGGTTTGATTGGTTTCTAAACCAACCGCATCTGTAATAACAATAATATCTTTGTTGAAAGCAGATTTGCGTGCGTTGACTTTTGCAATCAAATTATCCAAACGAAATGCCGATGCACTGTATTTCAAGTCCTGCAAATCTTTTTGAATGGTCTTGATATCGGTGTTCCAATAATTATCCGAATTAGTAATCAACGAGAAGTTTTGTGCTTCGGGAGTATGCTCCAGTAAATCCTGAACGGCGCGTTTTAAGAGTTCCCCTTTTTTGCCTTTGGCCTGCATACTATAGGAATTGTCCAGAATAATATACATTTCATTAGTATTCATTTTACTGTCTTTGGCAGCAAAGAAAGGTTGGGCGAAAGCCAATATCAAAAAGGCAAGCAGCAATAAACGGGTAAGAAGCAGCAACCATTTTTTGATGGTGGAGCTTTTTCGGGTTTGTATTGAAAGTTCTTTTAGGAATTGTACGTTGGTGAAATACTCTTTCTTGAAACGACGTAGTTGAAATAAATGAACCAGAATTGGGATGACCAATAAGAAAAGAAAGTAAAGGACTTCTGGGTGTTTGAAATTCATTTCTAATTTTGATTTGTCAAAAATAGCAATCAATTGTCAATTATCAACTATTTTTTCTTCTTTTTCGCCGCTCTTGTTTTCAATATATTTCTATTAACTGACGTTCCGGTTTTTTTCTTGGTTTTTGATGGACCGCCAAGGTTAACTTTTGTATTCTTCTTTGCCTTCTCATGAAAAGACGCGCCACCTTCCAGTTTGTTGGTTTTCAAAATGACCTTCATTTTCTTTTTGTCTTTTTCAAACTCCAATAGGCGTGTAGCCACTTCAACGGTTGTCGGCAAATCTAAAATCTTGATTTCCTTATCCATCAGCATTTCTGCTTCTATCTGGATTTCCTGCTCATTCGGACCAATCAAACTAATCGCAATACCCGATTTGTCGGCACGACCCGTACGACCAATTCGGTGAATGTATTGTTCCGGAACTTCCGAAAACTCTACGTTGATAACATGTGTCACATCCGAAATATCCAAACCTCTAGCCATAACATCTGTGGTAACAATTCCTCTGATTTCACCAGCTTGAAAGGAAGCCATAGTCTGCAAACGATAGTTTTGTGATTTGTTCGAATGGATGATTCCAAATTGCTCCGGATAGATTTCATCCAGCTTGACTGCCAGTAAATCGGCCGTTTTTTTATTGTTCACAAAAAGCAATACTCTTTCTAAAGCTTCGTCTTTTAGCAATTCTACAATCAGATTTGTCTTGGTCAAAAAGTTAGGCACAAAGTAACCTAGCTGTTCTATTTTTTCTAATGGTGTTCCCGATTTTTCTAGAGTAACTTCATCAGGAAAATCAAAGTACTCTTCCAACATATCATCTACCTCATCGGTCATGGTTGCCGAGAATAAGATGTTCTGACGTTTATTCTTTAACATCGATAAGATAGAAGTAACCTGAGTCCTGAAACCTAAATTCAGCATTTCGTCAAACTCGTCAATCACCAGTTTTTGCAGACTGTCAAAACGAATAACATTGTCCAGAGCCAAATCCATTACACGACCCGGAGTTCCAACTAAAACATCGATTCCCTGATAAACGGATTTCTTTTGTGTATTAATATTCACACCACCGTAAACACCGAGCGTTCTTACCGACATGTATTGCGTTAACTTTTCAACTTCAGCAGCTATTTGAACTACCAATTCACGTGTTGGCACCAGAATCACAATTCGTGGTGTATCGGTTGCAACAAACTTCCATTGTTTTAATATTGGCAATAAATAAGCAAAGGTTTTACCCGTACCTGTTTGTGCAATTCCCATCACATCGCGGCCTGACATAATCACTGAGAATGATTTCTCCTGAATAGGCGTAGGCGTTGTCAGCCCCAATTCGTCAATGGCTTTTTGTAATGATTTAGGAAGATTGAATTGCTCGAAAGTGCTCATTAGTATTGTAATTTGGCGCAAAGATAGGGAATTCAGATTTAGCAGTTTAGAAGAATCACCTAAGTCTTGCCTAAGGTTTGTCTCGTCCCACAAATCGGTTTTCGCCATTTAAGAAGCCAATGGCTTTTGCAACGTTCTTTATAATGCTTTCTTCAGTTTTTAAAGCAGAAATATAACGAATGATTTCCTTTTGTCTTGAGGGAGGCAATAGTTCAAAAGTGTTGCGTGCTTCTGGGTTTTCCTGAAGTGCTTTTACAAGTTCAGGATGCGGTTGTAACGTTCTGTCGTTTGGGTCAAAGGCAATGCTGACATCAATCATTTCCCCAATTCGTTTAGGCGAATTGGTAAGCATTGTGGTGTTGATATACAATCTCCATTCGCCTCTATACCGAACCAATGTTTGCGTGTAGGGTTTACTGTTAATTGTTCCAAAAATAGGAATGTAACCTTTGTCCTTTCCGGCTTGTTTAAAAATAACCTTTAGGACTTCTTTCGGAACAAACACAAATGGATTGATACCGATTATACCGATTTCAGCTTTGAATTTCTCCATTGCTCATTTCTGAATAAACCTTATTATGAGTTGGTTAAGCTGCTAATTTTTTAAATTAAAGCCCAAGGCTTTTAACATAAGCCTTGTTATCCGATGGTCTTCCCAAGAATTCATTAACCGCTTTTACAATATCTTTTTGAGTTCCGTTAGAAAGGATTAATTGACGGTATCTGATTCCGGTTTTAGTATCTAAAAGCCCGTTCTTTTCAAATTGGGTAAACATATCCATCGCATATACTTCAGACCATAAGTAGCCATACATATACACCGGATGTGTATTCACGTGTATCCAGTTAGCCTGATAATGTGTTTGTGCATAGAAATCCATGACATCCAATTGCTTATTGGTTTGTTGCCAAATGTCATCGGTTGGCGTTGGATTAGCCGCGTTGTATTTGTCATACAGATTCATGTCATACAAACAACGTTGCAGCATTTGTATAGCCCCTAAACCAGAGCCCACTTTTTTAGACTCAAGCATTTTATCAAAAGTTGCCTTTGGCAGTGTTTCTCCTGTTTTGTAGTTTTTGGCAAACGTACTTACAATGCCGTAATCCAAAACCCAATTTTCAAATATTTGAGACATGGCTTCTGTAAAATCGGCTTTTGATTCCTGTTGAACCGAGAATTCACCATGATAAGACATCATGTTCATAATATGTCCAAATTCATGAAACAGCGTTTTCAATTCTTTCTGGCTCAATAGCGAAGGTTGTGTTTTAGTTGGTTTTGTGAAATTCCCAAGCAACATGGCTACCGGTATTTCTTTTCCTTTTCCTGAAACTATGTTTACACCATAAAACCAGGTTTCTTTATTTGGTCTTGGAAATAAGTCCAAATAAAAGCGTCCTTTCAGTTTTCCGCCTTCATATACCTCATACATATCTACGTCATCATTCCAAACCGAAGGATTAGCTACTTTTTTAAATTCTAATCCCAATAGTTTTTGATAAATGTCCATCATTCCTTTTAGGCATCCTTCCATTGGAAAGTACTCGCGTAGTTCTTCGTTGTTAATTTGGTATTGCTTTTTGATTATCTGATTTTTATAAAAGGAAACATCCCAAGGTTCCAATTTAGCTTCCTGGTTGGCTGTTTCGACTTTCTTTTCAGCATCTAAAAGTGCCACATCGTTCTTTGCTTTTTCTTTAGAGCGGCTAATCAAATCATTCAGAAAATCCCATACGTTCTTTGGATTTCCGGCCATTTTCGGAACCAATGCATACGCCGCATAGGTTGGGTATCCCATTAGTTTCGCCAATTCGTCACGCTTCTTTACCATTTCGTCAAGAATCGCCAGATTTTTATCGGCAGCTCTGTTATAAAATTTAATGTAATATGACTTTCTTGTTTCTTCTGATTCCGCGTTGCTCAAAACAGGATCACTCGTTGAGTTGATAATCGGGATTTCATACTTTCCTTCCGCCACTTTGTAGGTCTGTTTAAAACTTTCCGGTAAACCGGCAGCACCTTTTTCATCAAGGATCAAGATTTCTTTAGAGGAATTCATATTAGTAGAGTAAGAAGAAGAGAGTTCCCCAATTTCCTTAGTCAGGCTTTTGTATTTAGCAAGCTTATCAGCACTCAGGTTAACTCCAGAACGCTCAAACCCTTCTATCATATCATCTACCAATAGCTTCTTATTCCCTTTAAGTTGTTTATAGGCTGCCGACTTTTTAAAACCAATCATCTTATCATAAATTCCTTTATCAGAATAGATAACCGTTCCGAGTGAATCAAGCAACTGATAACTGGCTAAGCCTTTCTCACGAATAGCGGCATCGGTAGAAACCCAGTACAGCATAAAGCAGTTGTTACTTGTGGTTCCCATTTTGTTTTTGATTTCATCCATAGCACCAAAAACATTGCTGAAGGTTGCTGTTTTTTGTTTCTTAATGGCAGCAACCATTTTGCTTACTTCATTAATGGTGTGGCCGGCATAGTTTTCCACATTTTGTGAAGTTACCTTCGCATAGTCAACCACTTCATTGCTGGCCACAAGGAATGGATTGTTTGAGGCTTTTATATTGGATTGAGAAAAACTGTTAACTGAGAATAAACAAATAGGAAGTATTAAATAAAGCAGTTGCTGTTTTAAAGACATGATGTTGTATTTTATATGAGTTTTATTGGACGCTAAAGGTAATCATTTTTTCAAATTACGAATTGCGATTTGTGTTAGAGTGTTCTACATGCGTTTTTGTTACATTTCATTGCACAAAAAACACTCGAACTGACGGATAGAGTACTAGCGCCACTTCGAGTGTTCTCGATAAGCTTAATTTACAATTCAAGCTTTTTTCCTTTGTATTTTATAGGTGTATCTCCAAAGCGTTCCCTTAAAATGGCTTTTAGTGCAAATAGCCGGTAAAGCTTCAGATCAGCAGGCAGCTCGTCATTCTGTCTGTCAAAATAAAACACAACCAGTTCCTTATCGCTCATTCCTCTAAAATGCGGCTTACATCTTTCAATTTGATTGATATCGTCAATGCTTAGTTTTATTTCAAATCCTTTTTCCATTTGGTTAGCTTTAAATACCATACTGTTATCAAGGACTGGTAATTAATTGCTAAACAAACTTTACAATAAAACCTATAGCTATAAAGGCATAAAAAAATTGTGCATAACAATGCAATCCCGATAAAATTGTGTGGTATTTATTCCAAGGAGGAGTAACAAATGTAAGAAAAAATCAGATGCAACGTTTGAAAATAGTAAAAAAGTTCACTGTTATAATTGATCACTAACCTGAAACTGTTTCATTTCTTCCAAAGGCTCAATGGCACCGTAATCTTTCCATATTTTTGGGTCGTAGCGTTTGAGCTGCGTAAATTTAAATTCTTCTTCATTGATTGCTTCTATGCCTGCATCAGAACTTTCAGATTTAAGGATGTTCAGGTATTCTTTTTTGGTTTTCATATTGGCTTCAATTTTAAGGTCAATAGCCAATACATCTTTTTCCTTATCCGTGAGTTCAATAAATTTTAAAGGCCTGTTAATATAAATATACTGACCTGTTTCCAAGGTGGCATATTGAAGATAATAGCCGTCACCTGAAGGATTTTGTTTGTAAATGATGGTTCCGTTGCTAACGTTTTCAGATGATTTTACTCCGAGAAGGAATTTCATATTAAAACCGCTTACTTTTTCCCCTTCCGCTAAAGTATAATCGGCGCGTAATACGGCATAATCGCTTTCAGAAATATAGAGTTTGCCAGTATATATTGCTTTACTTTTACGTGGTCGGAATGAGAGCACATATACAAATTCATGGTCTTTTGAATAGACAACACCTTCATAGGTGTAGTCATATATTTCGGGGTTTTTGACAAAGTTAAGCTTGTCGCTGTAGAGAAAGTTATTTTGGCAAATAAAGGAATTAAGGTCTGATTTTGAAGTAGTCAACTGGCTTGGTTTATTTTTCTTATTCTTATTGAAATCTTTGCGCAGCGAAATAGTATCGCGCGAGCCAAACCAACCACTTTTAACCCGATAATATTTAGTAGTATCTAAATGCTGCAGGATTAGGTTTTTGGATTTTTCCTCTATATCGTCAAGCGATGACGAATTATTTTCATCCTTAAGTTTGATAGCTTTGATGACATCGAGTTTGGATAAAAAAGATAGTTTGTCTTCTTTTTTCTTTGTGACAGTGTAATAATTACAAAGCATGTCACTGTATACCACCGGCGGCTGGGAGATTAGTTTAGATGTAAATTTTTTTATCTGACTGTTTACTGATTTTAAAGCATCCTTAGTAAAACCTGTTGATTTTTCGATATCAAAATTTAATGTTGAAGGTTTTAGTCCACTAGTTTCCCTGAAAAAAACTTTGTTTTTTACGGGTTGGAGCTCGCTTTTATAATGCTGGTTTAGATGCTTTTTAACTTCTGCCATTATGCTTAATGCATTTGGTTTTATATTGGAGACGTTGACATTCTCGAGTTCAACTATCCCGGCTTGAAGCGAAACAATCAGTTGATGGCTTTTGAGTTCGTCTACAGTCATTTTACGATTTTGATATCCCAAATAGGAAACATCAATGGTAGAAGCATCACTGCTGTTATTTTCTGAAATGGTAAAATAGCCTTCTGCATTAGAAACTACATTTTCCGAATTGTTGATAATTACATTAGCATAAGGAATACTTTCATTGGTTTTAGCATCAACAATTTTTCCGGTAATGCTTTGGGCGACGCTTGCCTGTATGGTAAGCATGATTGAAAGGATTGTAAACAGTTTCTTTGGCATAAAGTTAAAGTTAGATTAGTAAATAGAGACGTTACGAATGTAAGTAAAATTCTTTACTTTTTAAAAGATAGATAATCAATTTTCTTTTCAAAATCCTTCAAAAACACCTAACCCAAATAGCGCGAAGTCATATTTCACTGGGTCATTAGCATCAAGTTTGCGCAAAGCAGCATCTAACTCAGCTAAGGCTTTGCTATCGTTTTGCTTACGCGTAAGTAAGCCAAGTTTTCTAGCAACATTTCCGGAATGCACATCAAGCGGACACGAAAGTGAAGCAGGAGAGATGCTTTTCCAGATACCAAAGTCAACGCCTTTTTTGTCCTGCCGAACCATCCAACGCAGAAACATATTGATGCGTTTAGCAGCAGAACCTATTGACGGATCAGAAAGGTGTTTCATCGTTCGTGATTGGTGAGCAATCTCAAAGAACAGTTTTTTGAATTCGGCTATGGAAGGCTGCATGGTCAGCGCTTGTTGGTTTTTAGCGAAAGCCATTTCAAGGCCATTATGAGTAGTATAAATATGCTGCAGTGCTTTGACAAAGGTTTTAAAATCGTCGCTGTTAAAGGTGCGATGCACAAAACCATCGAGCTTTTCCAATTGGGTAT is part of the Flavobacterium sangjuense genome and harbors:
- a CDS encoding TIGR02757 family protein; this translates as MNKAELKEFLDEKVIQYNTLDFIDSDPIQIPHQFSLKEDIEIAGFLTATIAWGNRKMIINNSKRMMELLGNSPYDFIMWHNDTQLEKLDGFVHRTFNSDDFKTFVKALQHIYTTHNGLEMAFAKNQQALTMQPSIAEFKKLFFEIAHQSRTMKHLSDPSIGSAAKRINMFLRWMVRQDKKGVDFGIWKSISPASLSCPLDVHSGNVARKLGLLTRKQNDSKALAELDAALRKLDANDPVKYDFALFGLGVFEGF
- a CDS encoding YdeI/OmpD-associated family protein; this encodes MEKFKAEIGIIGINPFVFVPKEVLKVIFKQAGKDKGYIPIFGTINSKPYTQTLVRYRGEWRLYINTTMLTNSPKRIGEMIDVSIAFDPNDRTLQPHPELVKALQENPEARNTFELLPPSRQKEIIRYISALKTEESIIKNVAKAIGFLNGENRFVGRDKP
- a CDS encoding DEAD/DEAH box helicase, whose protein sequence is MSTFEQFNLPKSLQKAIDELGLTTPTPIQEKSFSVIMSGRDVMGIAQTGTGKTFAYLLPILKQWKFVATDTPRIVILVPTRELVVQIAAEVEKLTQYMSVRTLGVYGGVNINTQKKSVYQGIDVLVGTPGRVMDLALDNVIRFDSLQKLVIDEFDEMLNLGFRTQVTSILSMLKNKRQNILFSATMTDEVDDMLEEYFDFPDEVTLEKSGTPLEKIEQLGYFVPNFLTKTNLIVELLKDEALERVLLFVNNKKTADLLAVKLDEIYPEQFGIIHSNKSQNYRLQTMASFQAGEIRGIVTTDVMARGLDISDVTHVINVEFSEVPEQYIHRIGRTGRADKSGIAISLIGPNEQEIQIEAEMLMDKEIKILDLPTTVEVATRLLEFEKDKKKMKVILKTNKLEGGASFHEKAKKNTKVNLGGPSKTKKKTGTSVNRNILKTRAAKKKKK
- a CDS encoding dihydroorotase, which encodes MNLILRKATIIDPKSPFHNQTVDVKITNGIFEKIGKSLPKSDTHQEFEKQGLHISQGWFDTSVSFGEPGYEDRETIANGLEVAAKSGFTGIALQPNSYPIIDNQSQVHFVKQKAKGFATELFPIGALTKASEGKDLAELYDMKNAGAVAFGDYGKSLSNANLMKIGLQYVQDFDGLVIAFCQDENIKGNGVANEGIVSTRLGLKGIPNLAEELIVARNLFLLEYTGGKLHIPTISTAKSVALIKEAKKKGLNVTCSVAVHHLVLTDEKLEGFDSRYKVSPPLRTEEDRKALIAGIKDNTIDCITSDHNPIDIENKKMEFDLAKNGTIGLESAFGALQTVLPLEKIIEKLTFGKTILKIEGQEIAAKNKVSISLFTTEDKWRFDAAHILSKSKNAAFLGQPMKGKAIGIYNQGKLILS
- a CDS encoding carboxypeptidase-like regulatory domain-containing protein, which produces MPKKLFTILSIMLTIQASVAQSITGKIVDAKTNESIPYANVIINNSENVVSNAEGYFTISENNSSDASTIDVSYLGYQNRKMTVDELKSHQLIVSLQAGIVELENVNVSNIKPNALSIMAEVKKHLNQHYKSELQPVKNKVFFRETSGLKPSTLNFDIEKSTGFTKDALKSVNSQIKKFTSKLISQPPVVYSDMLCNYYTVTKKKEDKLSFLSKLDVIKAIKLKDENNSSSLDDIEEKSKNLILQHLDTTKYYRVKSGWFGSRDTISLRKDFNKNKKNKPSQLTTSKSDLNSFICQNNFLYSDKLNFVKNPEIYDYTYEGVVYSKDHEFVYVLSFRPRKSKAIYTGKLYISESDYAVLRADYTLAEGEKVSGFNMKFLLGVKSSENVSNGTIIYKQNPSGDGYYLQYATLETGQYIYINRPLKFIELTDKEKDVLAIDLKIEANMKTKKEYLNILKSESSDAGIEAINEEEFKFTQLKRYDPKIWKDYGAIEPLEEMKQFQVSDQL
- a CDS encoding vWA domain-containing protein gives rise to the protein MNFKHPEVLYFLFLLVIPILVHLFQLRRFKKEYFTNVQFLKELSIQTRKSSTIKKWLLLLTRLLLLAFLILAFAQPFFAAKDSKMNTNEMYIILDNSYSMQAKGKKGELLKRAVQDLLEHTPEAQNFSLITNSDNYWNTDIKTIQKDLQDLKYSASAFRLDNLIAKVNARKSAFNKDIIVITDAVGLETNQTKSFRKEDNVYFIIPEAEQKNNIAIDSVYIQQTLDSFYEIGIKLSANGEDFKDIPIALYNKNKLTAKTLINFETNTKTINFTIPKEDFHGYVSVADKGLAYDNTYYFSISKPSLTNVISIGDTDKSNFLARIYTNDEFSYNNFPLANLDYNLLEKQDAIVLNELKEIPQALQTTLKSFVTKGGNLIVIPAQESNPTALNSFLANFGAMQFKTATQADKKVTKINFNHPLFSSVFEKKIDNFQYPTTKIAFGLSSTTPSILTYDDQSPFLTSLPNDLSSVYVFAAPINKTNSNFQNSPLIVPTFYNMTQSSQKTGVNALIIGEDQPFVVDALLSKDEILTVKNNTESFIPVQQLLNTKVKMTFNDNPTEAGNFSIFNGTNLVQNISFNYNRTESNLALANPDAASNFTEIDDIETVFNTIQTDRTDTQIWKWFVILALLFLALEVLIQKFVK
- a CDS encoding M3 family metallopeptidase; this encodes MSLKQQLLYLILPICLFSVNSFSQSNIKASNNPFLVASNEVVDYAKVTSQNVENYAGHTINEVSKMVAAIKKQKTATFSNVFGAMDEIKNKMGTTSNNCFMLYWVSTDAAIREKGLASYQLLDSLGTVIYSDKGIYDKMIGFKKSAAYKQLKGNKKLLVDDMIEGFERSGVNLSADKLAKYKSLTKEIGELSSSYSTNMNSSKEILILDEKGAAGLPESFKQTYKVAEGKYEIPIINSTSDPVLSNAESEETRKSYYIKFYNRAADKNLAILDEMVKKRDELAKLMGYPTYAAYALVPKMAGNPKNVWDFLNDLISRSKEKAKNDVALLDAEKKVETANQEAKLEPWDVSFYKNQIIKKQYQINNEELREYFPMEGCLKGMMDIYQKLLGLEFKKVANPSVWNDDVDMYEVYEGGKLKGRFYLDLFPRPNKETWFYGVNIVSGKGKEIPVAMLLGNFTKPTKTQPSLLSQKELKTLFHEFGHIMNMMSYHGEFSVQQESKADFTEAMSQIFENWVLDYGIVSTFAKNYKTGETLPKATFDKMLESKKVGSGLGAIQMLQRCLYDMNLYDKYNAANPTPTDDIWQQTNKQLDVMDFYAQTHYQANWIHVNTHPVYMYGYLWSEVYAMDMFTQFEKNGLLDTKTGIRYRQLILSNGTQKDIVKAVNEFLGRPSDNKAYVKSLGL